The Jatrophihabitans endophyticus genome includes the window GGGTGGACCGCGACGGCGCGGATGCCGTGCGGCCCGAGCTCGTCGGCCATCGCGTACGTGAGCAACCGGATCGCTCCCTTGGTCGCGCAGTAGACGGTGCATCCCGCGGCCCCACGCAGGCCGGCGACGCTCGACAGGTTGACGACCACCCCGCGCCCGCGCGGCACCATGGCGCGGGCGGCGGCCTGCGCCATGAAGTACGCGGAACGCACGTTCACCTCGGTCACGAGGTCGTAGTCGTCCTCGGTCACGTCGAGGAAGCCGCCGACCCGGAAGATGCCGGCGTTGTTGACCAGCACGCTGATCCCGCCCAGTTCCTCGGCCGCGGCGACAGCGGCGTCACGGCCGGCCGCGCGCCGGACGTCGCACTCGACGAAGGTGGCCCGGCCACCGGTGTCGCTGATCTCGCGGTCGATCGGCACGCCGCCCTCGCGCGG containing:
- a CDS encoding SDR family oxidoreductase; translated protein: MLQLLAGEIAVVTGGASGIGRATARLFAEHGAAVVVADRRREPREGGVPIDREISDTGGRATFVECDVRRAAGRDAAVAAAEELGGISVLVNNAGIFRVGGFLDVTEDDYDLVTEVNVRSAYFMAQAAARAMVPRGRGVVVNLSSVAGLRGAAGCTVYCATKGAIRLLTYAMADELGPHGIRAVAVHPGYIATAMNTDDVPSLGTPAEADYVAGIPLRRVADPAEVAKAALFAASDLASYVSGSSIVVDGGRTAS